From a region of the Rhinopithecus roxellana isolate Shanxi Qingling chromosome 8, ASM756505v1, whole genome shotgun sequence genome:
- the ARMC6 gene encoding armadillo repeat-containing protein 6 isoform X3 produces MFRPGVDLSNIVKMAPKVSADGPQEPTHDILQTLSDLQESVASSRPQEVSAHLTRFCDQCKQDKAYHFLAAQKGAYPIIFTAWKLATAGDQGLLLQSLNALSVLTDGQPDLLDTQGLQLLVATLTQNADEADLTCSGIRCVRHACLKHEQNRQDLVKAGVLSLLTGAIARHGHHADVVREACWALRVMTFDDDIRVPFGHAHNHAKMIVQENKGLKVLIEATKAFLDNPGILSELCGTLSRLAIRNEFCQEVVDLGGLSILVSLLADFSDHQELVKQVLSTLRAIAGNDDVKDAIVHAGGTESIVAAMTRHLTCPQVCEQSCAALCFLALRKPDNSRIIVEGGGAVAALQAMKAHPQKAGVQKQACMLIRNLVAHSQAFSKPILDLGAEALIVQARLAHRDCEDVAKAALRDLGCHVEFQELWTGQRGNLAP; encoded by the exons ACGCTCAGTGACCTCCAAGAGTCTGTGGCCAGCTCTCGCCCCCAGGAGGTGTCAGCACACCTCACCCGCTTCTGTGACCAGTGCAAGCAGGACAAGGCCTACCACTTCCTCGCAGCCCAGAAGGGGGCCTACCCCATCATCTTCACTGCCTGGAAGCTGGCCACTGCAGGTGACCAGGGCCTTCTGCTCCAGTCCCTCAATGCCCTGTCAGTGCTGACTGATGGCCAGCCAGACCTCCTGGACACCCAGGGCCTGCAGCTCCTGGTGGCCACACTGACCCAGAATGCTGATGAGGCCGACCTGACCTGCTCTGGGATCCGCTGTGTGCGTCACGCTTGCCTGAAACATGAACAGAATCGGCAAGACCTGGTGAAAGCTGGCGTGCTGTCCCTGCTGACTGGCGCCATCGCCCGTCATGGCCACCATGCCGACGTGGTCAGGGAGGCCTGCTGGGCCCTGCGTGTCATGACCTTCGATGATGACATCCGTGTGCCCTTTGGCCACGCCCACAACCATGCCAAGATGATTGTGCAGGAGAACAAAGGCTTGAAGGTGCTCATCGAAGCTACCAAAG CGTTCCTAGATAACCCTGGCATCCTGAGTGAGCTCTGTGGAACCCTGTCCCGCCTGGCCATCCGCAACGAGTTCTGCCAGGAGGTCGTCGACCTCGGGGGCCTAAGCATCCTGGTGTCCCTGCTAGCTGACTTCAGTGACCACCAG GAGCTCGTGAAGCAAGTGCTGAGCACCCTGCGAGCCATCGCAGGCAACGACGACGTGAAAGACGCTATTGTCCATGCTGGTGGGACGGAGTCCATCGTGGCTGCCATGACCCGGCACCTGACCTGCCCCCAG GTGTGTGAGCAGAGCTGTGCAGCCCTGTGCTTCCTGGCTCTGCGTAAGCCCGACAACAGCCGCATCATCGTGGAGGGTGGCGGGGCTGTGGCAGCACTGCAGGCCATGAAGGCACACCCGCAGAAGGCTGGCGTGCAG AAACAGGCTTGCATGCTGATCCGAAACCTGGTGGCCCACAGCCAGGCCTTCTCGAAGCCCATCCTGGACTTGGGGGCTGAAGCACTCATCGTGCAGGCCCGATTGGCCCACCGTGACTGTGAGGATGTGGCCAAGGCTGCCCTACGGGACCTGGGTTGCCATGTCGAATTCCAAGAGCTGTGGACGGGCCAGAGGGGCAACCTGGCGCCATGA